CACAGGCTCATCGTTACCCCTGCTTCATAAAACTATGGTTTCCCTCACAGCCAACAAAGGCAGCAAGTCCTGAGCTGTCTCTGTCTGTACTTCCACACTGAACAGCACTGAGAACATCCCAGGCAGGCAGACACCATCATCTGTGCTTTTGGTATGATCCCTGGCACAATTTTAGCCTAGGCCACAGGTGTTCAGGTCTTACCAAGGGCCAAACCGTTCCCAAGAGACAACATGGGGGTTTAATAATGTCATGGCAAGGGAATGAGCTCTGTATTTAATTCAGTAGCATGGATGTGGCTGATGATTTCTCTATATAAAACTCCTATCTTTCCCAGCAAGAGCAATACAAACCATCCATCTTTGtcaccagctctgcttttgtgtCCTCTGAAGAAGTGAAGTTGTTTCACCCAGGGCAGTTCTACTTACCTTCATTGTGTGGTCCAGTCTCCCTTGAAGGCTGGCCTCTTTGCCCTGGAGGAACTGTGTATCAGCCTCCAGCTTCATTTGGTGATTGACTGcttgctgcaaaagcagctctTTTGCCTCTATTTCTGCATGAACatccctgggaaaaaaaagtgacatgGTTGGGGCACTCAAAGCATGTTCTCAGATGGTCAGGAGGTCCCAACACCCCTTCTCACCATGCCCAAAGCAAGAGGGGAGAGCTTGGTCAGAGGGATGCTGGGACCTTAGTGTGAGGTCTTCAGGGTCTTCTCTGCCATTGACACAATGGCAAAACAAGACAGAGACTCATAAGGGGAAACCGGGACAGGAGAGAGACTGTGGGTACCCataggaaaaacattttcacctCCCCACCAAAAGAACCCCTCCTACTTGAGCTTGCTCTGGGTGACCTCGAGAGCGACGTACTGCTTGTCCAACTCCCTGCCAAGCTGCAGGCAGCGTCTCTCCACGTTCTCCAAGTCCAGCCTCGCCTTGTCCCTCTCCCTGGCAATCTGCATCACCTGGATCCTGCAGGCACAGTGGGCAATGCATTAAGAAACATCCCACACACCCAGAGAAGGGGCCTCCTCACAAGGAGAAGCACCCTTACCTGAGGCACTGCAGTTTGTATCCATAGGAGGTGACAGCTGCACGCTGAAGCCTACTCCTGGGGACCATGTGTGTGCTGTCCAAAGGTGCAGTTCTTCCAGGCTCACCTGCTCCGTGTGGTTACTCAGTCTCTGCAAGGACAGCACTGACTGAAATCACTTTCTGCCACTTCTAACAGTGCCAACGTGACTCCTGTTGTAACACCATCTGACCACCCTCCAGTCTTTCAGAGATCCACCCCCATCTCACGGAGATGCTTAGATCACATCCACCCTGGATTTTCACCAGCCCTAGAGTGGCCATCCCACCATGAACCTGACTGCAAGCGCTCCTTCCAGCCTGGATGGCTGCTTGCTGAAAGGCCTTGCTGCTCACTTCACCCACCACCATTGGAAAAGGCAGCACGAGAGACCTTGAGAACCTCCTCTAAGTTCTTCCAGGGCTCAGAGGACAATGAAAATTTCAGGCTTGACACATTTAATGCTGCAGATGTTGGAGAAGAGATGTGGGCCCACGCAGCTTGGCTGGAGGGACAGACTGCTTCCTTGCACACTCTCTTCTGACACTgaggaaaacaagcagcagagtCAGTCCATGCAGCAAAAGTGGTTTAGATCACACAAAGAAAATGTGGATGAAGCTTGCTCCATGCGCTAAAAAGGGACATTTCTACACAAGGGATACAGAAATGCTAGTGCTCCTGAAGCCAACGAACTGGGGTGatctctcccctctgccaggctATGTATACGTCTCCCTCCTGTAAAAGGTGAGGCTCAACAGCCCTCAGTTGTTCTGTACTACCATCCCACTCTACCTGCACAGGGTTTGCTCCTACTCAGGCAGCTCCTAGACCATGCCCAATAACTGACTGACAAGTAGAAAACTCTCCCCATGCCACAACACTCAAATGCCCAACTAATGTCTATTACATCACCCCCATGTGAAATGAAATATATTGGCCTGAATTGTTCTAAGCAGAACCCATTCTTCAGCCTCCTTATTTGTAGGAAAATGGACATAGAATCCTTCCTCTGTGTGCCAGCTGGATTTGTGTCTGCATTCCCCACGGCGTGTTGCAGAAACATCAAACACAAATTAACTCTTCTGTGTAAGCAATGACCTATGGTTTCTTATCCAAAGTTAATGGAAATCACATCCAAGGAACTGCAGATCAAGGCCATCAACTAGGATTCTTCTTACAGAGaaatctttctgcctttcagctCACCCCATGAAGTGCTGACAGTTTTGGCTGCTGGAGAGACATCGATGTACCTTGGAAAAAGGAGGTCATGTGGCTGAACAAGCCAAACAGCAGTTCCTCAAAGCTCGCCCTTCTCCCTCCATCCTTCTCCAGCTTAGTGAATATAAATTTGAGTTCCCAAAAAATGAGTACAAGAGAAGACAAACTCACCAGGCACAGGTGAGTTTGAGCAGGCACACTGCTCAAATCATCCAAAcagcttcttaaaataaatccCAACTCTTTTACTGTCTAAATGGAACACAGCTAAAGAACTCGCTTTGAAAATTAACACTGCTTTGCTTCcatacacaaagaaacaaactcaTCTCCACAAGTCTGAAATGTGAGCCCAAGACAAGCACAAGAAGCACTTGAAACCTGCTTCAGCTTTGGGAGAGAAGGAGGATTAAGGCCTCATGTCTGTTCTGGGAACCTGAAGAGATACAGTCCCCCTGTGatttcattttggaaatggCAGGCTATTTGCAGAGACACACAGCAAAAGGACAAGCTGCAACAAGTGAAGCTGCGActggacataaggaaaaaacTCTTCCTCCAGAGGgcactgcagccctgggagaggCCGAGAGAAGCTGTGGGGTCTCTCTCCATCCTAGGAGACAGTCAAACCTAGACGAGGCAAGTgctgagcaacttggtctagcTTGAAAGTCAGCCCTGCTGTGAGGAGGACTAGCCCAGTTGCCTCCAGAGTTCCATTCCCACCTAAGCCTGCCTCAGTCGGACACTAGAGACCACCTTCTTCCTGAGGAAAGCCAACTGCATCTCCAAGgaaatgcagctgtgctgggggatgCCAGCTCAGGACCAGTGTGATCTAGGGAAGGCAAAACTTACTTTTGACAGTCACTTCCTTTGACTCTACACATTCACTGCCCAGAACTCACTTCCCATTCCTCTCTAAACAagccagctccctgctcacCTACTTCCTTCAGCCAAACACAGGCTGAGGAAAGGCTTGTCTCCTGCACCTACCTCCTCTGAGAGGGCCTGGACTTGAGCTTCAGCCATGTACAAGGAAGGGCTGGGCACCCGATGGGAAATGAAGGCTAGGTCAGGCCTCCAGCACCCATCAGCCATCATAAAACAGCCTCCCCACATCTACTTGTGAAACAGCACTGTGAGGAGCAAGCTCCCTGTATGTGTTCATCCCTGCAAGGACAACGGGCAAACAGAGCCAACGCCACTGACACAAGGACCCAGCAGCATGATTCCCCTGCCACAAACTCAATCCAGGCATGTTAGCACCATGCCACCCTTCTACATTCCTCCACAAATCCCAGAGGCTCTGTACCATGTCCTCTCCTGATGGCTTGCCAATACATTACACACAGGGAGGAGGTAGGCCATCATACCGTGTGTCTCCACCGGCAGGATCACAAAGGCGTTATCGCTTTCTTTGTTTGCCTTCAGGTTCTGTGATAAGAAAAATGAGGGAAGAGCATCAGCCACAGTCTGTCCCAAGGCAGGAGTCACACCCTGCAAACCTGCCAGTTCTGCTTAAACATGCAGCTCCTGACCTATCTGTTCACAAACAGAATGGGAACAACCCATGTGAAGAACTCAGCCTGACCCACCCAGGCCCCCTCAGACGTGCTGGGActggaaatgtttgtgttttttaacaGCTTCAATTTACCATGTCAAACATTTTAGCCCAGGCCTCGGGCGACTGCCCTGCCATGCAGAAGAGAGCCTTCTCCAACAAAAGCTTAAGGGTTTGTTCAGAGATCAGCCAATCACCCAGGGTACCCATGGTGGGAGGATGGTTAAATCTGCCCTCTGTTCAAGGGTGAAAAAAACGTTGTTGGAGGAgacaaaaaaggggaaaatatgaAGATGCAAATCCTGCTAAAATCCCAGATGGGAATGAAGTATAATGGGGTACAGTATGCCCACACCCAAATCCTCTGCCCAACAGCAAACCCAGAGACGCAGCTCTGTGAAAACTAGATCCCAGCTGCTTGCACGACATAAAGGGAGACCTGGAGAGGGCACTGCCTGATGAAAAGGATGGGTTATTCTCCTCTGGTCTCTGTGGTGTGACACTCTAAACCTCGTTCAACTGACTGGTCTGGAGCTCCGGTTTACCAGCCCTCCTGTGACACGCCGGAACCCGCCGCAGAGGCAACAGGGTCCGACCGCCAGCCAACCCGAGTGCCCGGGGCCTTCCCGGGCCTGGATGTGGGCTCTGCACGGGCAAGACAGGCCGCGCGTGTAGACACCAGCACCTGCGGCGTCCCAAGGGGGAGCACACCCCCGTGCGACCAGAGGACGGGGCCCACCCGCCTCATCCTCCCGCAACACGCCAAGCAGGGCGCTGCACCCCCACCTCCCTCCGCCCGCCCTTATCCGGGGCGTCGCACGCAGGGCGCGCAGCGCCGCGCCAGGCCAGGCCATGCCAGGCCAGCAGGCCACGCAGGCGGCGGAGACGCCCGCCCGCCAGCCCACACCGCAGCCTGCCCACAGCCAGGCCCGGCCGGAGGGGGCGGCACGGCTGCCCCTCCCGCGCTCCGGGCTCCCGCTCCcccgagcagcagcagcaggccccggccgccccgggcccggcaCCCCGGGCCCGCACtcaccgccccgccccgccgcgcatGCGCACGCCCCGCCCGGGGgacccgcccgccccgccgcgcatGCGCACGCCTCCGGGCACCGGCTCCCCGCGCatgcgcggcggggcggggctgggtGCGCGGCCGCCATCGCCGGGGCGGGAGCGCGGGGGGCCCGCAGCCATGTCGGGGTCGGCGGGGTCTGGCGGGACGTCCGGCTCGGCGCGCAAGCGGCTGATGAAGGAGGAGGACATGACCAAGGTGGAGTTCGAGACGAGCGAGGAGGTGGACGTGACGCCGACGTTCGACACCATGGGGCTGCGGGAGGACCTGCTGCGCGGCATCTACGCCTACGgtgcgcggcggggcggcgtggggaggggagggagggaggatgggGCGAGGGGAGGCGACGGGAGGGGAGGGAAACGCGGAGAtggaggtgggaaggagggagggagggagggatggcgACGCGGGTCTTGTTGCGCCTGCGCAGCGGGGCCTGCCCCggcgccgggcccgccccgccccgtcccgccggCGGTAACGCTGGCGGTAACGCCGGTCTCCGCAGGCTTCGAGAAGCCCTCGGCCATCCAGCAGAGAGCCATCAAGCAGATCATCAAGGGAAGAGACGTGATCGCCCAGTAAGTCGGGCTgccggcccgggggggggggtggcagggagcGGCAGGCCCTGGGCGGGTGGCAGGCCCTGGAGCTGGGGTTGTGGGTCGCAGGGGCGACCCGAGGGCGGGGACGGGACCTGGCAGCCCCGGTGCTGGGCTACTGCTTGGCAGGGTTAGGGGGATCCCCCCAGGAGCGGTGCGGGGTGGAGCTGGCTGGCTTACACGCGTTGGCTGTTGGCGTCAAAGTTGATTAGCTTTCGGTAGGTCGCTGTCGTAGAGGTTCAGCTAAGATCCTGGCGTTTTCAATGAACAGGGTTCTGAAGCTCTTGGAAGTGTTTTCTGGCAAAGTCAGAAAAGCGTTATCGACAAGTCAGTCAAggggaaaagcaggagaaagtCTTTATTACCTCTCTAGAGACACAGAGGGGATATCCATCCCACTGGAAAAAGTAATCTCTAGGTCACCAAGCAGGAATTGCTAGACCTCCACATTTTGTTAGCTTATCTACTACTGTtcagtggagaagaaaaaatcagGTGCAGTAAATTGCAGGAAGTTAAAACGCTGGTGTGATACAGGAGTAAACATGCCAGAGCTGGGGAGCCTGCAACAGAGTCCACCCTCACTGCTGTTGCAGTTCTCAAAGGTGCTTTTCTGCAGATCAGGCTGTGATTGTAACAAAACTTTTGTCAGATACACTGTTGTCAGTATTGGCTTTTTTTGCAGCGAAGGAGGGGTAAAGAGCAGAACAGTGGAAGATAACTGAAATTGTCTATATTGTTTGTCCAGACATCCAGAGTATTCACCAAATGTTTGTTTCTCAGGTCACAGTCAGGAACAGGGAAGACAGCAACATTCTCCATATCTGTTCTGCAGTGCCTGGATATACAGGTAGTTTAATAGCACAcgttaaaaatgttttttaaataaattggcATAGTTTTCATCATAAAAGTGCTCAGGTTTAGAGTGAACAAATGAAGCTTTACATTGAAGTCTTTTAATTATGAGCGGTGAAGTTTAGACAATTGCTGACTGAAAATTTCACCAGTCTCTACTCTGTGGGAACTCAGCTATTAAACCCACCTTGGCAAAATAAGTTCAGATGAAGTCTTGTAATTACAAGGTTGGCTTTAACAGCTGACCTCTTGCACATACTAATACAGGGCTAAATTCATCTCTTAGCAAGTAGAATTGTCTTCAAACAGTCCTAACAGCATTAGAAACCCTTCTGAACAGTTGACATATATTGCACAGAATGAGACCTAGATTTTTGACTGACAgatgtttgcttttgttctaGCCAGGGGTATTGTAGCCATCGAATTGTTCTTTAAATAGATCTTGAATGTGTAGATGCTGTTgaataaaataatgattttcTGCAGGCCAGTGCCCTGTTAAATaaagctgagatttttattCCCCTGTCACTGCTTGGGGACATAAAAGTAAATGTTGCATGTTCTAAATGAAAAGGTCATGtttgtgctttgtttctgtAAAGTACTTACTCAGTGTTCAGACAAGACACTTGAGAATGTTTTCTGGGAATCCTTGTGCCATGCAAGGTTGTTACCTGAACTGAACATATGAAGTGTAAGTGATTTGAATTTGTTCAtgttcttttgaagaaaaaatacacacttCCATAATTGTTTTCCAAAATTAGTTTGGAATGAAAAGTGAATTACCAAAGAACAGCCTAAGCACTGTTGCTTCAGAAGTAACTTCATTAACAGGCTGTTACTGTATAAATGCTCTGTGTGAGAGCAGTTTTCCAGGTGTGCTGACTCTTGCAAACACTAGGTTTTAGCACAAAATGCTAGGATTAGTCCTTCAGAGGTGGCATTTCAGAGTATTGTGGGATCTAAAATCTGTTATGCTTGGCTGATGCCTGCCCTATGATCACCTGTTTTAATCAGGTTCGCGAGACCCAGGCGTTGATCTTGGCACCAACTCGGGAGCTGGCCGTACAGATTCAGAAGGTAGGAACAGTTAAATTGCCATCTCTGAAGTACTCTCAAGGCCTGGGGCTGATTTTCAGGTGATCCCCAGCAGAGCTCAaagcactgctttttctttctcttcctgaaaTGAGGAAGAGATTCTGATAAAGGGCTGTTTTGCTCATCTGCATTATAACCGTTCTTGCATATGACCAAACTGGCTAGTGGTGTAAGGATTTACACCTTCTTAACTGAACTTTTCAGGACAGCACCTTGAAAGCAGCTGTGATCCCTGGGGAGCTGAGTTCCCAGTGTATGAAAGCTTGCTGTCAAGGAGGTTTTGGTAACAGACACTAATAAAACTCTGTGTGGTTGTGGAGACCTGCATCTCTTCACAAATACAAGCTTCGTGAGAGCTCAGTTCACTAAGCCATTCCTTTGCATCAACACAGGGTCTTCTTGCTCTGGGTGACTACATGAATGTGCAGTGTCACGCCTGCATCGGGGGGACCAACGTGGGTGAAGATATTCGGAAACTGGATTATGGGCAGCATGTTGTTGCTGGCACCCCAGGCCGTGTGTTTGGTAAGGAGATGAGGGGAGGCTCCGTGACTTTCAGGCTCAGACCTGCCTGGAGCCATGGGAACCTCCTGCAGCTTTTGTGCTCTTAGATTCAAAATAGCATGAAAATTACATAGATCGTGACAGTGTTGAAGTAACATTAATCTGAAGTATAGCAAGGTAACAGCTCACTGTACTAATAGCTGGAAAAGTCTAGAGAGAAATCAACAGGGATAGTATTTGGACTTTCTCTGTTTGCATTTATCTTTTCATTGTCAAAGTGTTTCTCTGTATGGTGGCATGGGAGGgaagagtatttttaaagcagaaaatggtACAGTCCCAGGAGATACTTCAGAATCTTGGAGGAGATAGGAGCTGGGTCTGTCTGCCTCTCAAAGTTAGGTCCACATTTTCTGTGCACTGGCCGTCGCTCTCTGTTGTGTCAGGTGCACTTGCAGCTGGGACtttctgctttcacagaatGAAGATTTTTGTATCTACTGTTCATGGCAGTTATCACAGTGATAGTGTTAACCTCCAAGCTCACAGATTCTGGATCTCTGAGAAACAGGCAGCACTCACTTACACAAGCACCTGTCAGTAGGAGAACGCAGAGctttacaagcaaaaaaacccccaaaaaattaGCAGCTGCTGAACTGAGCTGGCTTTGAACAGCACTCtaatagcaaataatttttaattgcagtaTTGAGGGGTTACACAAAGCCATGTCCTCTTTCACACAGGATGGGGGTTTGACCAGTCtgttcattaaaaatgtatgtagCGTTTTGCACTTCTCACATCCAGCTGCAATTACTCTGGGAGACTGGGTCACTGTTCCTGTGCAGTTAGTAAATAGCAACCCACAGCTTAGACAAGAGCTTCCCTACAGTCAGTGCTGCTTTAGCCAGGCTGCAGAGACATAACCCTCAGGTGCCCTGGGCATGCTGTGGCCCTTGGATGTGCCCTCCATCCCCAAACACGAGTCTCTGTTGGCAACAGGGAAGGTGCCTGTCCCTCCTCCACCAGAATGCCCTGACAGTGGCTGGGAGCATGAGCTCAGTGTAGGCTCACTTGCTTTCAGAGCCTTCTCATCATAAGTGAAATATTACAGATATGATTCGTCGTCGAAGTTTAAGGACTCGTGCGATCAAAATGCTGGTTTTGGATGAAGCAGATGAAATGCTCaataaaggtaaaatatttgtatcccttcctttcctctcaccTCTTCGAGATTCCAGAGTGTTCCAGTTGGCAGTTCTCCTTCAAAAAGCAATTGGTTTTGTCAAAGTGAGACAGCTGTAGGCTGTAGTGGGTTTAACGACTGAATATGTCTTGTCTCATTAAGGTGTAGTGTTTTCTTCAATAGTTATAAATTCTTGAGCACTGCCCTTCATACTTGACTGTATCCCACGGCCACATTGTGATGGATTTGGGAAAATTAGGAAAAGTTGAGCAATATGTGACACTGGCTCTGTGTTACTGATTCACTCGTTAATGTTCATCACAGATTAGGCCCAACAGTGAATTCCAAATCAAATAGTGAAAGAGCAGATATTTGGGAGAAAGGTGTGCTAATTGTTCTGTGCCACTTGATTTGCTTTTCAGGTTTTAAGGAGCAGATTTATGATGTGTACAGATACTTGCCTCCAGCTACACAGGTGGTTCTGATCAGTGCCACTTTGCCTCATGAAATTCTGGAAATGACCAACAAATTCATGACAGACCCCATTCGCATCTTGGTTAAACGGTGAGTGAGTTTCCTTGGAAAGAACAGGAGCTCTTGGAGTTGGTCCAGCCCTGGGCAGTTCACAGTATTATCTGATGTAAATACGCAGAGTCTGTGTCACATTCCTTCTCACCATTGCAGTTTGTATAGATGTTTGAAGACATGCTCATGTCCTCTTTTCCAGTGGAGACCAGCTCATCTCCGTGACTTTATCCTTGTCCAGTTCTGTTTGCTGCGACTCAGCCTTGCTGTCCCCTGCACTCTCATCCTCCCCATGTATAGCAGTTTCTTCTGGCAATCCATTTTCCACAGCTACCCAATTTCTGTGCTCTTCCAGAGGATTTTTGTTGGCCTTCCACACTAGCTTTGACTAATCCTGAATGATCTTGGCATAGCTTACGTCTGATGTGTCACAGCTCCTCATGCACTGGTCAAAAGGAGTAAGTGTAGGCAACCTGACTGGAGGAGCCTCACTCTTGCATGATTTCTTAATACTGCTCCATTTAACTTTCTTCAGTCTCTCTTGTCAAGAAGCTTGAATGTAAAGAGTGAGAATTGAAGCTCTCTTAGAGCAGACTTCTCTAGTTGTTTTCAAACAACTTGGACTTGTGTATAGACCCAGCAACCCACAGCACACAGGGCAGAAGTTTGGTCTCTGCTGAAGCACACCCAGCCCTTCTTGAACTCATTGTATGTATTCATGTACTTGTGATATCTCTACAGTGATGAGTTGACCCTCGAAGGCATCAAGCAGTTTTTTGTGGCTGTGGAGAGGGAAGAGTGGAAGTTTGACACCTTGTGCGATCTCTACGACACACTCACAATCACCCAGGCTGTCATCTTCTGTAACACCAAGAGAAAGGTACAGCAGCCATCTGAGAGGCATGTTGCTCTCCTTCAGAGAGGAGAGTGCTAGGACAAGCTCAGCTAACAGGTCTGGTTGTTTCCTGTTTGGAAATAGTTTAGTCAGGAGAGGCAAAACATTTGTCTTTAAGATGTGCCTAGTGTAAAGAATTGGTTATAGGCAGACCTGATATACTTGACTTTTTAGAGAAGTAGAACTTAATTAGGTAAGAATGTGCTGCCAGtccccaaaacaaacccacacttAGAGTAAATGCCCttaattcctttcctttcaggGCTCATGGATGCTTTGAAAAGAATATTTACTTCCTTTAGCTCCAGAATGCTTGTTGGAGTGTCTCTCAGTCCTTACCAGTGTCCCTGCAAGCATTCTCCAAGCATACCTAGTAGGTTTGGCTGTCCAGAGCAGAGAGCCAGCCCAGGTTGCTTGGCTGTATGCACAGGTAGACTGGCTCACAGAGAAGATGAGAGATGCCAACTTCACAGTTGCATCCATGCATAAATGATGTGTGTATGTCCCTGCAAGCATTCTCCAAGCACACCTAGTAGGTTTGGCTGTCCTGAGCAGAGAGCTAACCCAGGTTGCTTGGCTGTACGCACAGGTAGACTGGCTCACAGAGAAGATGAGAGAAGCCAACTTCACAGTTTCATCCATGCATGGGGACATGCCACAGAAGGAGAGAGAGTCCATCATGAAAGAGTTCAGATCTGGTGCAAGGTAAACGCCTTAAACAGTGTTGCTTACAGCATTGCTACCTCagggcaggattttttttctaggatcTGGAGGGAAGCAGCCTTAAAAACCCATAAAACCTCTCCTCTCTGAATGCCTTGTTCAGCTCAAATTAGGAATAGCTCTGATTTCCATC
The Apus apus isolate bApuApu2 chromosome 3, bApuApu2.pri.cur, whole genome shotgun sequence genome window above contains:
- the EIF4A3 gene encoding eukaryotic initiation factor 4A-III: MRGGAGLGARPPSPGRERGGPAAMSGSAGSGGTSGSARKRLMKEEDMTKVEFETSEEVDVTPTFDTMGLREDLLRGIYAYGFEKPSAIQQRAIKQIIKGRDVIAQSQSGTGKTATFSISVLQCLDIQVRETQALILAPTRELAVQIQKGLLALGDYMNVQCHACIGGTNVGEDIRKLDYGQHVVAGTPGRVFDMIRRRSLRTRAIKMLVLDEADEMLNKGFKEQIYDVYRYLPPATQVVLISATLPHEILEMTNKFMTDPIRILVKRDELTLEGIKQFFVAVEREEWKFDTLCDLYDTLTITQAVIFCNTKRKVDWLTEKMREANFTVSSMHGDMPQKERESIMKEFRSGASRVLISTDVWARGLDVPQVSLIINYDLPNNRELYIHRIGRSGRYGRKGVAINFVKNDDIRILRDIEQYYSTQIDEMPMNVADLI